In Phocoena phocoena chromosome 8, mPhoPho1.1, whole genome shotgun sequence, the following are encoded in one genomic region:
- the ATG2A gene encoding autophagy-related protein 2 homolog A isoform X1 produces MSRWLWPWSNCVKERVCRYLLHHYLGHFFQEHLSLDQLSLDLYKGSVVLRDIHLEIWSVNEVLESMESPLELVEGFVGSIEVAVPWAALLTDHCTVHVSGLQLTLQPRQGPGPGAADSQSWASCMTTSMQLAQECLRDGLPEPSEPPQPLEGLEMFAQTIETVLRRIKVTFLDTVVRVEHPPGAGERGVAVEAHVQRLEYCDEAVRDPSQAPPVDVHQPPAFLHKLLQLAGVRLHFEELRPQEGPPEPPLQIGSCSGCLELTVKLKQNEAFPGPKLEVCGQLGSLHLLLTPRQLQQLQELLGALSLADPEGLVDKLNKSRPLGADDLWLIEQDLNQQLQAGTVAEPLGSDPLSNPLVNLESTDLFFSMAGLTSSVASALSELSLSDVDLGTSVHSNMASRQLSAQGPPTGKTAPAPPSNTLRPDSLLKMTLGGVTLTLLQTSAPSSGPPDLTTHFFAEFDATKDGSFGSHDFYHLRPRFQRACPCSHVRLTGAAVQLSWELRTSRGRRITSTEVHFGQLEVLECLWPRGTPEPEYTEVLSFPSGLRSQASVQPCAHLRHTQTLRRLPKSRPRRPTACHCHSELALDLADFQADVELGALDRLAALLYQATTPPPEQPAGLLTEPPPAAEQHAVVRLSAPRATLQLRFPIADLRPERDPWVGGAVRAEQLRLELTEPQFRSELSSGPGPPAPTRLELSCSDLHVTYEDGEKPPVPCLRVSKALDPKSPGHKYFLPQVVVTLNPQLGAQWEVTPEKGEELELSAENLCELREPEPSPFSSKRTMYETEEMVIPGDPEEMRTFQSRALALSRCSLEVVLPGAHVFLPSKEVYESLYNRINNDLLMWEPADLLPTPAPATRPSGFPDASGFWHDSFKMCKSAFKLGLLPTRLLDLPPDSDSDDEDTHFSAGASGTPQRLAPESQSPHSQSTFSTLVTVLKGRITAHCETKDECGKRLEATHGELVLDVEQGTIFSVCQYRGQPGLGYFCLEAEKATLYHRAAVDDYLLPSRLELPTFAPPAQLARTIYPSEEGMTEQGGVGRKGQGRGPHMLSTAVRIQLDPHRNVKEFLVTLRLHRATLRHHMALPEQSWHSQLLEFLDVLDDPVLGYLPPTVITILHVHLFSCAVDYRPLYLPVRVLVTAETFTLSSNIVMDTSTFLLRFILDDSALYLSDKCDMETLDLRRDYVCVLDVDLLELVIKTWKGSTEDKLSRPLFELRCSNSAMHVHSCADSCALLVSLLQYVTSEGDLHPPPRPPSPTEIAGQKLSESPASLPSCPPVETALINQRDLTDALLDTERSLRELAQASGGPFFQASPVSVYLFPGERSGAQPPSPLVGAPTGSLGSHSEAKEEEKEEEGDGDTLDSDEFCILDAPGLGILPQDGEPVVTQLHPDPIIVQDGHFSQPLGSTDLLRAPAHFPVPSSRVVLREVSLVWHLYGGQDFGPHPGHRARAGLTGPRSSPSRCSGPNRPQNSWRAQGGSGRQHHVLMEIQLSKVSFQHEVYPAEPGPVAPGKEPEEQPLSRQVFIVQELEVRDRLASSQINKFLYLHTSERMPRRTHSNMLKIKALHVAPVTNLGGPECCLRVSLLPLRLNVDQDALLFLRDFFTSLAASINPVVPAETSTEAHPETPVQPSGPQEGQPEGVETTSSQEAAGGRHGASPAEQQPIYFREFRFTSEVPIWLDYHGKHVTMDQVGTFAGLLIGLAQLNCSELKLKRLCCRHGLLGVDKVLGYALNEWLQDIRKNQLPGLLGGVGPMHSVVQLFQGFRDLLWLPIEQYRKDGRLMRGLQRGAASFGSSTASAALELSNRLVQAIQATAETVYDILSPAAPISRSLQDKRSVRRLRKGQQPADLREGVAKAYDTVREGILDTAQTICEVASRGHEQKGLTGAVGGVIRQLPPTVVKPLILATEATSSLLGGMRNQILPDAHKDHALKWRLDETRD; encoded by the exons TCTGTGAATGAGGTGCTGGAGTCCATGGAGTCGCCACTGGAGCTGGTGGAAGGCTTCGTGGGCTCTATCGAGGTGGCCGTGCCCTGGGCCGCGCTGCTCACCGACCACTGCACCGTGCACGTGTCAGGCCTCCAGCTCACCTTACAGCCCCGCCAGGGCCCGG GGCCGGGGGCTGCCGACTCACAGAGCTGGGCCTCGTGCATGACCACGAGCATGCAGCTGGCCCAGGAGTGCCTGCGGGATGGGCTGCCCGAGCCCTCTGAGCCACCACAGCCCCTGGAAGGACTGGAGATGTTTGCCCAGACCATTGAGACTG tACTGCGAAGGATCAAGGTGACCTTCCTGGATACTGTCGTGAGGGTAGAGCACCCGCCCGGTGCTGGGGAGCGTGGCGTGGCAGTGGAAGCCCACGTGCAAAG ACTAGAGTACTGCGACGAGGCCGTGCGAGACCCAAGCCAGGCACCGCCCGTGGATGTGCACCAGCCCCCTGCCTTCCTCCACAAGCTGCTGCAGCTGGCGGGGGTCCGCCTGCACTTCGAGGAGCTCCGCCCACAG GAAGGACCCCCAGAGCCTCCCTTGCAGATTGGCAGCTGCTCAGGGTGCCTGGAGCTGACAGTGAAATTGAAGCAAAATGAGGCCTTCCCAGGCCCCAAG ctgGAGGTGTGTGGGCAGCTGGGCTCCCTGCACCTGCTCCTGACCCCACGGCAGCTCCAGCAGCTTCAGGAACTGCTTGGCGCACTGAGCCTTGCAG ACCCCGAGGGCCTGGTCGACAAGCTGAACAAGAGCCGCCCACTAGGTGCTGACGATCTGTGGCTGATTGAACAGGATCTGAACCAGCAGCTGCAGGCGGGGACCGTAGCTGAGCCCCTCGGCTCAGACCCCCTTTCGAACCCCCTTGTCAACTTGGAGAGCACTG ACCTCTTCTTCTCCATGGCGGGCCTCACAAGCAGTGTGGCCTCAGCCCTGTCTGAGCTCTCCCTCTCCGATGTAGACCTGGGCACCTCTGTGCACAGCAACATGGCCTCCCGCCAGCTCTCTGCTCAGGGCCCCCCAACCG GCAAGACAGCCCCTGCACCCCCCTCGAACACCCTGCGCCCTGACTCGCTGCTGAAGATGACCTTGGGGGGTGTGACCctgaccttgcttcagacatctGCCCCGTCTTCCGGACCACCTGACCTCACCACCCACTTTTTTGCGGAGTTCGATGCCACCAAGGATGGGTCCTTCGGCTCCCATGACTTCTACCATCTCCGACCGCGCTTCCAGAGGGCCTGTCCCTGTAGCCATGTCCG GCTAACGGGTGCCGCTGTGCAGCTTTCCTGGGAGCTGAGGACAAGCAGGGGCCGGCGGATTACCAGCACGGAAGTGCACTTCGGGCAGCTCGAGGTGCTGGAGTGTCTGTGGCCCAGGGGTACTCCGGAGCCTGAGTACACAGAG GTCCTGAGCTTCCCCAGCGGCCTGCGGTCCCAGGCCTCGGTTCAGCCTTGCGCTCACCTGCGCCACACGCAGACCCTGCGCCGGCTGCCCAAG AGCCGGCCCCGGCGCCCAACTGCCTGCCATTGTCACTCAGAACTGGCCCTGGACCTGGCCGACTTCCAGGCAGATGTGGAGCTGGGGGCCCTGGACCGGCTCGCTGCCCTGCTGTACCAGGCCACCACACCCCCTCCCGAGCAGCCGGCTGGCCTGCTG acagAGCCCCCGCCAGCAGCTGAGCAGCATGCAGTGGTGCGGCTCTCGGCACCCCGGGCCACACTGCAGCTGCGCTTCCCCATTGCTGACCTGCGGCCTGAGCGGGACCCCTGGGTGGGCGGGGCCGTGCGGGCCGAGCAGCTGCGCCTGGAGCTGACTGAGCCCCAGTTCCGGTCAGAGCTGAGCAGTGGGCCtggccccccagcccccacccgcctgGAACTCTCCTGCTCCGACCTCCATG TCACCTACGAAGACGGAGAGAAGCCACCTGTCCCCTGCCTGCGGGTCTCCAAAGCCCTGGATCCCAAGAGCCCTGGGCACAAGTACTTCCTGCCCCA GGTAGTGGTGACCCTGAACCCCCAGCTCGGCGCACAGTGGGAAGTGACCCCGGAGAAAGGAGAGGAGCTGGAGTTGTCGGCCGAGAATCTGTGCGAGCTTCGGGAGCCTGAGCCCTCACCCTTCTCCTCCAAAAGGACCATGTACGAGACGGAAGAG ATGGTGATTCCTGGAGACCCTGAGGAAATGAGGACCTTTCAGAGCCGGGCCCTGGCGCTGTCCCGCTGCAGCCTGGAAGTGGTCCTGCCCGGCGCCCACGTCTTCCTGCCCAGCAAGGAGGTCTACGAGAGCCTCTACAACAG GATCAACAACGACCTGCTCATGTGGGAGCCCGCGGACCTGcttcccacccccgcccctgccacTCGCCCCTCTGGCTTCCCAGATGCCTCGGGCTTCTGGCACGACAGCTTCAAGATGTGCAAGTCTGCCTTCAAGCTGG GTCTCCTTCCCACTCGGCTCCTTGATCTCCCCCCAGACTCGGACTCGGACGACGAGGACACCCACTTCTCAGCGGGGGCATCAGGCACTCCCCAGCGCCTTGCCCCTGAGTCCCAGAGCCCTCACTCCCAGAGTACCTTCTCTACACTGGTGACGGTGCTAAAGGGTCGGATCACGGCCCACTGTGAGACCAAG GACGAGTGCGGGAAGCGGCTGGAGGCCACGCACGGGGAGCTGGTGCTGGACGTGGAACAAGGCACCATCTTCAGCGTCTGCCAGTACCGAGGCCAGCCGGGACTCGGCTACTTCTGCCTGGAAGCTGAAAAGGCGACACTGTACCACCGAG CGGCTGTGGATGACTACCTGCTGCCCAGTCGCCTGGAGCTGCCCACCTTTGCTCCTCCGGCCCAGCTGGCCCGAACCATCTACCCGTCGGAGGAAGGGATGACTGAGCAAGGAGGCGTGGGCCGCAAAGGCCAGGGCCGGGGCCCCCACATGCTGTCCACCGCGGTACGCATCCAACTGGACCCTCACAGGAACGTCAAG GAGTTCCTGGTGACACTGCGGCTGCACAGAGCCACCCTGCGCCACCACATGGCCCTGCCAGAACAGAGCTGGCACTCCCAG CTGTTGGAGTTCTTAGATGTCCTGGATGACCCAGTGCTGGGCTACCTGCCTCCAACGGTCATTACCATCCTACATGTACACCTGTTCTCCTGTGCCGTGGACTACAG GCCCCTCTACCTCCCTGTACGTGTCCTTGTCACTGCTGAGACCTTCACCCTCTCCAGCAACATCGTCATGGACACCTCTACCTTCCTGCTCAG GTTCATCCTCGACGACTCCGCCTTGTACCTGTCCGACAAGTGTGACATGGAGACCCTGGATCTGCGGCGAG ATTATGTCTGTGTCTTGGACGTTGACCTTCTGGAGCTCGTGATCAAAACCTGGAAGGGGAGCACTGAGGACAAACTG AGCCGGCCACTCTTCGAGCTGCGCTGCTCCAACAGTGCAATGCACGTGCATAGCTGTGCTGACTCCTGCGCCCTGCTGGTCAGCCTGCTCCAGTACGTGACGAGTGAGGGCGACCTgcacccccctccccggccccccaGCCCCACGGAGATCGCCGGCCAGAAG CTCTCGGAgagccctgcctccctgccctcatGCCCCCCAGTGGAGACAGCCCTCATCAACCAGCGGGACCTGACCGACGCCCTCCTGGACACGGAGCGCAGCCTGCGGGAGCTGGCCCAGGCTTCAGGTGG CCCCTTCTTTCAGGCCTCTCCAGTGTCGGTCTACCTATTCCCAGGTGAACGGAGTGGGGCCCAGCCCCCCTCGCCCCTGGTTGGGGCCCCCACTGGCAGCTTGGGGTCCCACTCAGAGGccaaagaagaggagaaggaagaggagggggatggAGACACTCTGGACAGCGATGAGTTTTGCATCCTTGACGCTCCTGGCCTGGGCATATTG ccccaAGATGGGGAGCCTGTGGTGACACAGCTGCATCCAGACCCCATCATAGTGCAGGACGGGCACTTCTCACAGCCGCTGGGCAGCACGGACCTGCTGCGGGCACCTGCCCACTTTCCAGTGCCCAGCAGTCGTGTGGTGCTGCGTGAGGTCTCCCTTGTCTGGCACCTCTATGGGGGCCAAGACTTTGGCCCCCATCCCGGACACAG GGCAAGAGCAGGCCTCACAGGCCCCAGGAGCTCCCCTTCTCGCTGCTCCGGCCCCAACCGGCCCCAGAACTCCTGGCGTGCGCAGGGGGGCAGTGGCAGGCAGCACCACGTCCTCATGGAGATCCAGCTCAGCAAG GTGAGCTTCCAGCATGAGGTGTACCCGGCAGAGCCAGGCCCCGTAGCCCCCGGCAAGGAGCCCGAGGAGCAGCCGCTGTCCCGCCAGGTGTTCATCGTGCAGGAGCTCGAGGTCCGAGACCGGCTGGCCTCCTCCCAGATCAACAAATTCCTGTATTTACACACGAGTGAGCGGATGCCACGGCGCACCCACTCCAACATG CTCAAGATCAAAGCGCTGCACGTGGCCCCCGTGACCAACCTGGGTGGGCCCGAGTGCTGTCTCCGCGTCTCACTGCTACCCCTGCGGCTCAACGTGGATCAG GATGCTCTGCTCTTCCTCAGGGATTTCTTCACCAGCCTGGCGGCCAGCATCAACCCTGTGGTCCCGGCGGAGACCTCCACTGAAG CTCACCCTGAGACCCCAGTCCAGCCCAGCGGCCCCCAGGAAGGGCAACCCGAGGGTGTGGAGACCACCAGCTCCCAGGAGGCTGCAGGCGGTAGACACGGCGCCTCCCCTGCTGAGCAGCAGCCCATCTACTTCAG gGAGTTCCGCTTCACGTCCGAGGTGCCCATCTGGCTGGATTACCACGGCAAGCACGTCACCATGGACCAGGTG ggcacTTTCGCAGGCCTCCTCATAGGCCTGGCCCAGCTCAACTGCTCCGAGCTGAAGCTAAAGCGGCTGTGTTGCCGGCATGG GCTCCTGGGTGTGGACAAGGTGCTGGGCTATGCTCTCAACGAGTGGCTGCAGGACATCCGAAAGAACCAGTTGCCTGGCTTGCTGGGGGGCGTGGGCCCCATGCACTCTGTTGTCCAGCTCT TCCAAGGGTTCCGGGACCTGCTGTGGCTGCCCATCGAGCAATACAGGAAGGATGGGCGCCTCATGCGGGGGCTGCAGCGGGGGGCTGCCTCCTTCGGCTCATCCACAGCTTCAGCCGCCTTAGAACTCAGCAACCGGCTGGTGCAGGCTATCCAG GCCACAGCCGAGACGGTGTACGACATCCTGTCCCCGGCAGCGCCCATCTCGCGCTCCCTGCAGGACAAGCGCTCTGTGCGAAGGCTGCGGAAGGGCCAGCAGCCGGCTGACCTTCGGGAGGGTGTGGCCAAGGCCTACGACACAGTTCGAGAG GGCATCCTGGACACAGCTCAGACCATCTGCGAGGTGGCGTCTCGGGGCCATGAACAGAAGGGGCTGACAGGTGCTGTGGGGGGCGTGATCCGCCAGCTGCCCCCAACGGTGGTGAAGCCCCTCATCCTAGCCACAGAGGCCACGTCCAGCCTCCTGGGGGGGATGCGCAACCAGATCCTCCCTGATGCGCACAAGGACCACGCTCTCAAGTGGCGTTTGGACGAGACCCGGGACTGA